From Gemmatimonadaceae bacterium, a single genomic window includes:
- a CDS encoding polysaccharide biosynthesis tyrosine autokinase, whose amino-acid sequence MSGQQIQSVSQRESGAEVSPEFVQQGDWDGGNDSSTPKGPTLQRYWAAVSRFKWLIVLLGLVGAGAGWGATKFIEPEYEVSATILLEQGTGTNRDGKGERGPIQAEELLKASGWQDLLRSYAIADPVVTNLGLFLEPKRDGDSTAFRGFRADQQRLRPGDYRIAISNGRYVLSLKAGVEVEKGIVGDSIGRQLGFQWQPTLQQLGGKKDIEFTVRTPREASELLIRKLRMTLNEGSSFLFLRMTGENAQRSAATLNAWVEQFVAVATALKKKNITYQASILEGQQQYAARSLTEAENALESFRVRTVTEPSERQTIQPGIEMTNSPVFENYFRDKVQADAYSRDRTSLERILNQARAGTPISAEAVLSVPIAATDPAADNLRKVLSEQNERENKLRKLRETYTDEAQQVRDEQAALASVRSTLVPAALQGYVAQLRLREQTLTSEIDKSSKDLKSIPSRTIEEQRLKRNVEVSADMYRNLNLKAAEAKLAEAATIPDVSILSPAVPPLKPTRNTAPVIILGAIAAALALGVFLAILLDQVDKRFRYPEQATDDLGLFVLGVVPVIDTRVKRRQADQAAQVVEAFRTIRMNVRYAADPSRPLCMTITSPGPNDGKSLISANLALSFAEAGSRTLLIDGDIRRGELAKTFGCETRPGLVEYLDGTALIAEVLQPTASHPNLTIMPGGARRRRAPELLATPRLNQLIGQMTAEYDVVIVDSPPLGAGFDAYALATATGNMALVLRAGITDRKMAKAKMAVVDTLPVRVMGAVLNGIQLTGVYEYYSYYREYAAHDEEPARISEPGDKRAALNRGRES is encoded by the coding sequence ATGTCCGGTCAGCAGATCCAATCCGTCAGCCAAAGAGAGAGCGGCGCCGAGGTTTCCCCGGAATTTGTTCAGCAGGGGGACTGGGACGGTGGCAATGATTCGTCGACGCCTAAGGGGCCTACCCTTCAGCGCTATTGGGCGGCTGTTTCGCGCTTTAAGTGGCTGATCGTATTGCTTGGGTTGGTGGGAGCGGGCGCCGGTTGGGGGGCGACCAAGTTCATCGAGCCTGAGTATGAGGTAAGTGCCACAATCCTGCTCGAACAGGGCACGGGGACCAATCGGGACGGGAAGGGCGAGCGGGGACCCATCCAGGCAGAGGAACTTCTGAAGGCTTCCGGATGGCAAGACCTTCTTCGATCCTATGCAATCGCAGATCCCGTTGTCACGAATCTCGGCTTGTTTCTTGAGCCCAAGCGCGATGGTGACAGCACAGCGTTCCGTGGATTTCGCGCGGATCAGCAGCGCCTGCGACCAGGAGATTACCGTATAGCGATCTCTAATGGCAGGTACGTCCTTTCGTTGAAGGCTGGAGTTGAAGTCGAGAAAGGCATCGTCGGTGATTCTATCGGTCGCCAGCTTGGCTTCCAGTGGCAGCCAACGCTTCAACAACTTGGGGGAAAGAAAGACATCGAATTCACCGTTCGTACGCCCCGAGAGGCGTCCGAGCTGTTGATCCGTAAGCTCAGAATGACGCTTAACGAAGGTTCGTCCTTTCTTTTTCTTCGCATGACAGGGGAGAATGCGCAGCGATCTGCGGCCACTCTCAACGCATGGGTCGAGCAGTTCGTGGCAGTGGCCACAGCACTGAAGAAGAAGAACATCACATATCAGGCGAGCATCCTCGAAGGGCAGCAGCAGTATGCTGCAAGATCGCTTACGGAAGCTGAGAACGCTCTAGAGAGTTTTCGCGTTCGCACGGTTACAGAACCGAGCGAAAGGCAGACGATCCAGCCGGGCATTGAAATGACCAACAGCCCTGTCTTTGAAAACTATTTCAGGGACAAGGTTCAGGCTGACGCATACTCCCGCGACAGGACGAGTCTCGAGCGGATACTGAACCAAGCACGAGCGGGCACGCCAATCTCCGCGGAAGCGGTGCTGTCGGTTCCGATTGCGGCGACCGATCCGGCGGCTGACAACCTTCGGAAGGTTCTCTCTGAACAAAATGAACGAGAAAACAAGCTCCGGAAACTTCGCGAGACCTATACTGATGAAGCCCAACAAGTCCGGGACGAGCAGGCGGCACTCGCGAGCGTTCGTAGCACGCTGGTTCCTGCTGCCTTGCAGGGCTATGTAGCGCAGTTGCGATTGCGCGAGCAAACGCTCACATCCGAGATCGACAAGAGCAGCAAGGATCTCAAGAGCATTCCTAGCCGAACGATCGAGGAGCAGCGACTCAAGCGGAATGTTGAAGTGAGCGCTGATATGTATCGCAATCTCAATCTAAAGGCGGCGGAAGCCAAGTTGGCGGAAGCCGCGACGATTCCCGATGTGAGCATTCTCAGTCCCGCGGTTCCACCCCTCAAACCAACGCGAAACACGGCGCCAGTCATTATTCTCGGAGCAATCGCTGCGGCTCTCGCGTTGGGCGTGTTCTTGGCAATTCTTCTGGATCAGGTTGACAAACGCTTCAGGTATCCGGAGCAGGCAACAGACGATCTCGGCTTATTCGTTCTTGGGGTCGTACCGGTGATCGACACTCGTGTTAAGCGTCGTCAGGCAGATCAGGCGGCCCAGGTGGTAGAAGCGTTTCGTACCATTCGCATGAATGTACGGTACGCTGCTGATCCATCACGCCCTCTCTGCATGACGATTACTAGCCCGGGTCCCAATGACGGTAAATCGCTAATCTCCGCGAATTTAGCTTTGAGTTTCGCCGAGGCCGGTTCCCGAACTCTTTTGATCGACGGAGACATTAGAAGGGGGGAACTCGCAAAGACTTTCGGATGCGAAACTCGTCCTGGACTTGTGGAATATCTCGATGGCACTGCCCTGATTGCCGAAGTACTTCAACCGACGGCGTCACACCCGAACTTGACGATTATGCCTGGCGGCGCGCGTCGTCGTCGCGCTCCGGAGTTGTTGGCCACTCCTCGCCTGAATCAGCTTATTGGTCAGATGACAGCAGAGTATGATGTTGTCATCGTTGACTCGCCGCCGCTTGGCGCGGGCTTTGATGCTTACGCTCTCGCGACGGCCACCGGCAATATGGCACTCGTGTTGCGGGCTGGAATTACGGATCGGAAGATGGCGAAGGCAAAGATGGCCGTGGTGGACACTTTGCCAGTTCGTGTGATGGGCGCGGTACTGAACGGGATCCAGTTGACAGGCGTCTACGAGTACTATTCCTACTACCGAGAGTATGCGGCCCATGACGAAGAGCCGGCGCGTATCTCGGAACCGGGGGACAAGAGAGCAGCGCTAAATCGCGGGCGGGAATCGTGA